The following DNA comes from Fusarium verticillioides 7600 chromosome 9, whole genome shotgun sequence.
GACATGTCGGACCagttcttccttctccttgctCCAGTTTTGTGCTGATAGGTTGTTGCGACTTCGCAGAGTGTTGAGCTCCCTGGTCGCATCCTGTAGCTCCTCCTTTAGCTTGGCGACATCGTCTCCAGACGACACAGCGTTATTTCTTAGTTCCTCATTCTCTGCCTCGAGCTCTTCTATGCGCTCTTTACTTTCTTCGAGCTCTGCCTTGTCGCGCTTGAACCGGTCGCTCAGCGTCTgtttgatcttctcaactcgCCCAAGAAGGGTCTGGTATTCCTCCTCGGCATTCTCCTTGGCGGCATTGCTCTCCTCTAGATCGCTCTTGAGCTGTGTGACTTCATTGCTGTGTGTCTCTTGGATGCTCTCGAGCTGCTTCCGTAGCTGTTCGACCTCGGCCCGCAAGGCCTCTCGTTCCTGACTCATGGCCTCTAGCTTGGCTGAGGTATCTGTATTGTCGGGCGTTTCCTTTTCGCCATCAACCGGAGGGGGTATGAGCCCGTTGCTCTGAGCCTTGGGCTCTACGGCATGCCCGTTACTGTGGACAGTGGGAGCTTCTTCGTTTACGACTTCGTCTGCATTGACTGCGTCTGcgtctgcatctgcattgaCTGGAGTTTCCTGTGGAGTTGATACATGTCAGCGCGCGCGCAATTGTATGATAGACATGGGAGGGGAGCATCATAACTACATACGGGCTGAGTGGGTGTCTCGGGCTCGTCTTCGAGGGTCTCTTTATCTGAACCCTGCTGAGGGTCTGAACTACCACTAACAGgttgctcagcagccttgttcttgttggcgttcttcttcttcttgttgttcttcttttttgACGATGACCCTGCACGAGTAGGAAGCGAGGCCCCATGGGTTAGGACACGTTCTCGAATCTCCATTTCCACGTCAATTGGCAGGGGTAGGGATTGCACGCACCTGAATTCGTCGCCTGGGTCGGGTTCGCTGCGACGGTGGAAGACATGGTGAGTTTTTTAGTCTGGACAGAGCATCCAGACCCAGATCTAGAGGTTCGTTCAATGTAATGTCGTGCAGATAATCCTAGCGCCTGTGGGTGGATTATAGGTTGCTTTAAGAGGAACGAACAGACGGGAATTGGATGTTTGGTACGTGTCAGTAATTACTGACCCTCCCTCGTGTAAGGTTCCGTTGGTAGGTGGTCAAATTGCATGTCAGCAGCCACCAGCTGACGTACCTGACCTGGTGGAATTTAGTGGACTTGGCCTGAAAGTGCCCTGGAGTTAGTTCCGAGTCGTTTCAACGGCTGATCTTCCGGGCGAGGTCGGCTCCGAATTGTCGGCCGGCTACTACTGTGGTATTATATCAATTGTATGATATGATTTTGATCATGAAAACATTCTCTTAACTTTTAAACACCAATGGCCGACTATGTGGTATATACTGTAGCTATTGCTCACGTACCTTGCAGGATCTAGACTCGAGAATGGCCTCCAATCGCTGACTGAGGATGGTTCACTACTGGCATCCATATAATGGAACAGTAACTAACGGCTCAGCTCTCTCTGATTCGGTGTAAAGATTTCTTTCAAACACTGTCCATTCTGTGCTACAGTTATAGGACAAGATGTTCTTTTCTATTCCTGTCTTAGTGaaacatcttcctctgcaCTGACTCACTTATCAGCAACTTCAGTCAGTGCCATGTGTCATAAAGAATGACTCCTGTGATATGGCTGAATAGAAATAAGGGTTTCAATTACTCTGTGAATTCAATATGGCCCACCTGTGAACCTCGATTAGTTGGTTCCTAAGTATGCAGCGTTCCGTGTAAGAGACGCGAACACTAGCATTGGTGAATTGAACTCAAGATCTATGTAAGATATACTCCTCGACGAGAACTAAAACTGACTGAGATATGAATTCAAGGCTGATGCAAATATCATTGTAACAAATCAAGTTGTTTAACTCTGCGTATCCTGGATAACACAAAAAGCTGGACAAGATGCTATGGTTGAATGCTTAGGTGAATCGGGCTTAGTCATATTCAAGTGGATCCTCATGATGCTATTTCCTCATCTGTCTCGCCCGTCGAATCTcattttctcttcttcacataTTTTTACCCTTCGCAATCACATTTTTGAAAAAGACCATTGTTTTCCGTGGCTTTTTCGCGATCGAGCGCGAAGTAGACTATAACCGCCTTTCATAATCCCATTGCTTGCTCTTTTATTTCCTATGAGTGCTATGGGTTCGCTTATGTGCGTACATATATATCATCGTTGAAACGTTTTTGtagaaaaaagaagaagcgtgTGACTGATGATCCAACTTGCATTCGTTTCATTATACATGGATCTGTTTGAAACTATGTCTATGCCGCTTTAAAACTCCGAAACCCAATTGAATTGAACAATTCCGTACTCAATCAAGCCTTTGCCTTTCGGCCCTTGCCTGCTTTTGTTGCCTTGCCCTTTGCGGctttgcccttggccttgggagcTGGCTTCTCCTCGGTAACAAcctcagtcttctcctcgacaacTGTCTCAACGACCTCAGCaggctcctcaaccttgggctcctcctccttctcagcggGCGCATcctcgatggccttggtCTCGCTCTCTCCGTTCTCAATAGCAGCGGGGGCTGGCAcgtccttgatctcggggGCATCGAATTCGTAACCAAGCTCCTTAAGCTTAGCAGCCTTCTTTGCGCGCTTGGAGTTCTCCTTTGTGACCTTGTTCGCCCATGCAGACTCGGTCAAaggcttctcaagcttgtggCCAGCCATCTTGTTCCAGGGAACCTTCTTGAATCGCCGGTTGGCGCCCTTGAACAAATCGTCACGAACCTGCTCCTTGGGGATCATTCGGCACTTGAGGATGTGGCCGAACAGAAGGTAGTTGTCCATGGTCTTGCACACGATCTCGGCAGTAGAGGCCTCCTCGAACTTGACGAAGGCGTAGTGCTTGCTGGCACCAGTCTTCTTGTTTCGGGAAAGTCGTAGCGCAACGATGGGGCCGAACTGCTCAAAGTActgtctcatctcatgctCATAGAAACCGTGGGGAATCCGGCCAATGTAGATAACTCCAGCCTCCTCGTCGGAAGCCTTGGCGGCCTTCTGAACCTCCTTGGAGACCTTGGGGATCTTGCCGACATCCTGTCCCTGCTTGAAGCTAGAATCGCCCTCGGTGATATCCTCGTCGTCAGAGTCCAGCTCCTTCACGATCGCCTGAACTTCCTTgccctcctcagcctcagaaTCGGAAGACTCATCGGGGATATCGAGTGTGGTGGTTTCCTCCTCGACGACCTTGACTTCCTCGGGCTTGCTCTTGGACTTTTGCGCCGGCTTGGTATCGGCCTTTTTTGTGACAacagtcttcttgacagacttttgcttcttcagcgacACAGGTGACGCATCCTCGGGGGCTGTAAAAGCTGTGTTAGCGACACAAGAAAAGCTATATTCTGGGCATTATGTCTCTACCTTTTCGCTTAGGCTGGGCAGCTTTGGCAGCGCCGttgggcttcttgatgtCCGAAACGGCTAAAAAAATCAGCGCATGAAGATTTACGAATCTCGAGTTACTTACACTTTCTCTTTCTTAATTCTGGGGCCATTGTGTCTGATTTAGTTGTCTTGTTGCTAGATACTCAAAAGCTAGACTCCCGCAGAAAAAGATGCGTGGGCCATTGAAAAAAAATGGGATTCTGCCATGTCTGCTCTGGGCGGTGAAGAATCGCGTGCACACTATCAGTTTATCGTAGTGGGGTTGGGGTCCTTTCAGCGGCTTGGCCCACTAAAAAGTGTCTGTAGCTTCTGGAGCTTACAACCCGAGCAGCGCTGGGACATACAGAATAAGACGGGACCaatctacggagtacatcaCCAACCATTATTGCCTGACAACTTAATTTATATTCTTGACAGAATATTGTCGATTCATATTCGAAGCTTATGCTTCTTGTTAACTTAGAGCCAAGCAGACCATAACTCTTCGACCTCAGCCATCTGGAACCGAGGCTTCTCAAACACGACATAACAGTTCAATACTCGGAACTCTCCATCGTCGCAGTCTGACATTTGATTGCACAAGATGTCGAAAAAGCAAGAGAAACTGACACAAGAGGAGATATGGGATGATTCTGCCCTGATTGACTCTTGGAATGAAGCCTTACAAGAGTACAAAGTAAGTAAGTTCTCTCTATCGTAGACGGTTACTGACGGACACTCTGCAGAAATATCACAGCATTCATGCCAAGGGCGGAAGTGTACGGGAGTTAGAGACTCAAAATCAGCAAGTAAAAATCCTCAGAGATGGTATTCACTCGGCTAACTCGTGAGCGAAGGGCCGAGGCGGAGGCTGAGTCTGGATCTGAGCAACCCCAAGTtacagaaacagaagagattgagttgGAATCGGGAACAGCAGAACAAAACAAGGTGGGTTTGGCTATGTTGATCTGTGCCATGAGAATCTTGGCTTCCTATGCTCAGACAACTAACATGGAAGGTTAGGAGATCCCATCATCGCGCAATGAGTCTAAGGAGCCAATCGCGTCTCAAGGGACTCCCTCATTTCCTATACAAACCGTCCTAGGTTCCGGTAAGTCATGATCCTTGAATGGTATTTCTTGTCATATAGAACTAATCAAAACACACAGTCCAGGACGAAAGCCTCAAGAAACTCCTTATGTCATGGTACTATGCTGGGTACTACACAGGGTTGTACGAAGGGCAacagcaagctcagcagaAGTAGTAGGATGGTTCGTAAGCGAAGAAACAATTTTACATCCTTGAAACACGGAAGAGCGGTAGTCATCCCCAATTTTGTCAGAGAAAGTCATGGCATACGCATGGGTTCCTCGGTCGGgctgttgccgttgatgctACGATGCAAGATCGGCCGCCGATTCACGTGGAAATGTTCATGGATGGAAGTGAACGGATGGATTCAAGAGAGGTTTGTGGCGTTTCCATCGAAACGAGAGGCCTCAAGATGCCAAGACCAGACTTTAGAGACTTTGTTGTAAGTTCATATCACGTCAAGATATAGCGACCGCAATTTGTGACCCAACCTAGAGACTACCTTAGACTATACCCCGTATACGTACCAGCGCTAGGTACGGTGCAGGCaggtctcttctcttcctctgtgGATACACTAGACTACAATACTGCCAGAGTATGGTTATCAGTTAAGCATCCATAGCAACACCAATGATACACGCAAAGTGATCAAGGTAGGTCACATATTAGGTCTCAAGCCCTGCAAGGAGATAAACTTTTTGTCGTCCGAATTATTGTGCCTGGAAGGGTCTACGGCGGATGAGACCAATACTATGTCGATGAAACCTCACCGTTGACGATCAATGGTGAAACGGCCTCGGTGCCGCTCAAACGGCGAGTATAAGCGTCTGTATTTAATAGCTTggcccttcttggcttcatcagaGAGCATCGGGTCGAGTCGGTCGACGATATCATAGTGTAGTTGTGGTATAATAGGAGCCGCAGGTGGCTGGGCCTTGGACTCTGAGCACTCACGGAGTAGCCAAGTCCCgttcttggctttgtctGACCTGTCTCTTTGACGTCTCACCACTGAGAAAAGCAGCCCCTGTTAACGATGGTTGATACGACCCTATATAGAGTTAATTAAGCTCTTTTAGGCCTATACCGGCCGCTACGTAAGAAACCACCCCAATCATTATGTGTCGCATATTATTCGCTTGGCACTAGGAACAGCGCAAAAGGGTAAAactccaaaacaccaaacgTGATCCGAGACGGACCTGTCACAGAGACCACCCCCGCATCAACAGGCGTTTCACGGGGACTTACTGTAGGAGTGTGGGTACACTtacagtgatgatgatcgGATCTAGACAGACCGAAGCGAGCAAAGCTAAGAttcggcttcttcagcggCCGTGTTTCGCAAATGTGTTTGAGGGCTTGTCTTTTCCAGGGGGTCACAGGCGTTAAACAGTTTCGCTCGTGAGAAGCATGGGATGgcaaggtaggtagctatAATAAGGCCACAGCAGAACCACGATTGTCAACAAACATCCCATCCCCATATCTCCCTCTATCTCTTTCTCACTCAGTTGTTTCTTGTGCTTCATTCTTTTTGCACTTGAGAATTCCTTTCTTTGAAGGCAGGCCCTCTTCATTATTACTACTACTACTTACTTAGTCTCTTAATCGCTAGATCGATCTCAtctcgactcgactcgaaCATCTTGCAATCTTTATTCCTTTTCTACTCTAATACCCTCAAGTTTTAAACATCATGAGAGCTTCAACTAGTCTGGCCGTGGCCGCCGCCTTTGCGCCCTTGACCATGGCGCGCTTCCTCGACTTTGCTCAGCCTGAACGACGGGATCATCCTATGCCTGCCGAAGCCATGCCTGCAGAGGCTATGCCCGCTGGACACGCTCTCCCCGTAGAGCTTCTCAGCGGACACAAGAAGGTCGTTTCAGGAGTCTCAAAGaccgagatcatcatcatctgggCGAACCCTGGAGCTGGTGCCGAGacaaccaccatcaacgaAAAGGTCACAGTCACTGAGACCGTCACCAAGGGAGGCGAGGCCGTTGCTACTCCTGTAGCTCCTCAACAGCACACCGTCACTGTTGGTGGCCCAGGAGGTCTAGTCTACCAGCCCGAAGAGCTTCACAACGTCCCCATCGGTGACACTGTTGTCTTTGAGTTCCTGTCACAGAACCATACCGTCTCTCAGTCTGGTTTCGACAAGCCTTGTGCTCTTCTCGAAGGTGGTATGGACTCTGGTTTTATgcccaaccccaacaacaccgtttctcctcctccccaagtCGCTATGCAAGTCATGGTTGACACTCCTCTCTGTAAGTGACAGACACGATTACATCCTGATTATCATACTAACCTTTGAAGGGTTCTACTGCAAGCAAGGTGACCACTGTGGTAAGGGCATGGTCTTTTCCATCAACCCtactgctgagaagactcaggccaagttcaaggagatgGCCATCCAACAGAATGGCGATGGCAAGGCTACTCCCATCACAGGCGGCGATGCTGCCCCTGCCCCTGCCCCTCCCGCCGAGtccaagcctgctgaggctgctccCGCCGCTCCCGCCGCTCCCGGAGCCACAGGAGTTGTCCCTGGAAAGGGTACCATTGGTGGCGATGGCAGCTGTGTATGCATGGTCTCCTGCTCAGCTGGAGGTTTCCCAGCTCAGGCCCAAGGCATTAACTCATTTGGCGGCTTGGGTGGTacgtcatcttcaactcttgaATCAAATACCAGATACTAACGGACCTCTAGGTGCCATGCCTTACAAGTTGGACAGTGTGGTTTAAGTTGAGCAATGACATGAAATTCTTGGAGGTGTTGATACCACGGACGATTTGAGTTTGAATATGTTATTACTTGAATGTACCATTTATGGGTTTTAGACGACTGGAATTATGTTTGGGTACCTGGCCTAGATGGCTGATAAAATCTTCACGGGTTTGAAGATCGGTTTAGGTAGTTTAATGGGACAAAGCTTTATGGGAGAAGTCATGATACCTTGTAATATTTGGCGGAGTTGCTATTCTTGTCATTCACTATGCTGTGAAGTATATGCCTTTCATGTATCGCACGAGAACAGACATGTCAACAAGAATCACAGAGGTAATGATAGTCTCTGTTTCCAAGTCCATGGTACAGCCTTTATAGTACAGTGTTATAAACCCTTGGGGGTAACCAACCTTATTCTTACTCCTGAGACAATGTAAAACCGCGCTTTTTATCCATTTCCTTATGCCATCCAGTCTATTCCATATTCCATCCATATAATTAAGTTCCGcccatctcaagatctggatCAACCTCTGTTCCTAGATCCCGGTCCTCAACAAACCGACGTCCAACCAGTTCGTCGGGTAGATATGTCTGCTTTACCTGCCCATCACGGTAGTTGGGTGGATACTTGTACTCAGCGCCATATCCCATGTCACGCATGAGTCTTGTAGGAGCATTTCGCAAGTGTAGAGGTACAGGAAGGCCAGCCACACCCGGTTCGCGTAGGGCTGCGTAGGCATTATTGAGAGCACGGTAGGCCTTGGTGCTCTTGGGCGCATTACATAGTGCAACAGTGCAGTGTGCTAGCGGTATTCTAGCTTCTGGCATGCCAATTTGTTGTGTGGCTGTGTATGTTGCCGTAGCAAGTGGCAGGAGGGTGTTATCCGCCAGGCCAACGTCCTCAGAGGCAATGACAACCATGCGGCGGGCGATGAATAAGGGGTCCTCGCCGGATTGGAGCATGCGCGCAAGATAGTAGAGTGCCGCATCTGCATCGTTCCCACGAACTGATTTGTGGAAAGCTGAAATAGTATCATAATGTTGGTCGCCTGCACGATCGTAGACCAGAGTCTTGGTAAGAGcggccttgatatcttcttgTGTGATACCCTCGCGAGTTGTGAGCGAAAGGGCGAGCTCGAGGAGGTTCAAGGCAGTACGAGCATCACCATCGGCAAAGCGTGCCAGGTACGTCACCATAGCTTCGTCCAACAATGGCGTGTGCGGATAAACTgattcttcctccttgatcGCCCGCTGTAGAATGCGAACCACATCTTCTGTTGTAAGAGACTGCAACGTAAAGGTACGGCATCGGGAGAGCAAAGCATTTGCCACCTTGAAAGAAGGGTTCTCTGTAGTTGCGCCAATGAGCGTCACAGTGCCGgcctcaacaggcttgagGAACACATCTTGCTGGGCCTTGTTGAAGCGATGAATCTCGTCACAAAAGATTATAGTCTTGCGACCAGTGAGGGCAAGATCGTTCATCGCCTCTTGGAAGTATTTTTTGCACTCGCTGACTCCTGTACTTGTCGCATTGAGTTCGATGAACCGACTACCGACCATACGA
Coding sequences within:
- a CDS encoding ATPase; translation: MAVDCPICNKPVKSSEINSHIDSGCESFIIDKEKDPTPPQSQTPQSNSQKRNASNFFSTPAPKRQAASESRIATPVNGALQPIAGKKRTFEEGPGHGVASSKDAEETTNGENANATSTWSPNTEQDGRVVKKTKTQRAAPLAERMRPRNLDEVCGQDLVGPNGVLRSLIESNQVPSMILWGASGTGKTTIARCIARMVGSRFIELNATSTGVSECKKYFQEAMNDLALTGRKTIIFCDEIHRFNKAQQDVFLKPVEAGTVTLIGATTENPSFKVANALLSRCRTFTLQSLTTEDVVRILQRAIKEEESVYPHTPLLDEAMVTYLARFADGDARTALNLLELALSLTTREGITQEDIKAALTKTLVYDRAGDQHYDTISAFHKSVRGNDADAALYYLARMLQSGEDPLFIARRMVVIASEDVGLADNTLLPLATATYTATQQIGMPEARIPLAHCTVALCNAPKSTKAYRALNNAYAALREPGVAGLPVPLHLRNAPTRLMRDMGYGAEYKYPPNYRDGQVKQTYLPDELVGRRFVEDRDLGTEVDPDLEMGGT